TTATAACGCTATCGATTACGGCGCCGTTAGTTTCGTATGCCAATGTGTTTACTCGGTTTATTACATTATCGGTATGTCTAAAATAAGCTGTTGCGTATACAGAGTTTCCACTTTTTAATTTTTTAGTAATACCTAATTCAACTAAATCTATAAATTCTGGTAATAGTGTATTATCACCTTGCTCAAAAACTTCAGAATGTTCGCGCTCGGCAAAACTATTCATTTTTAAAGTGGTGGTGCGTTCTACACGTTTACTGTAGGCGGCTTTAATATTTGTTTTATCGTTTGCCGCAAATTGTACAGAAGCTGAAGGGAATAATTTCACAAAATCATACTCGTATAAATTGGTTGTGGTTTCGCTTTTTAAAGCTTCAGTATAGGTTCTGTCCATAGACTCTAAGCGAACACCAGCAGCATAATCCCATTTATCTTTTTTACCTGTTAATTGCGCATAACCCGAATGGATGGCACGTTTTAATTGAATATCACTCGAGAATTCTGGCACTAAGTTGCCATCACGCTCATAAACAAATTCTCCTTTGTGGTCGATGTCTCTGTATTGGTAACCTGTTTCTATAGTTCCGAAAGAAAATAGTTTCCAAGCATAATCTAAGTTAAAACGGGTTCCGTAAAGCGGATTATCGTTGGTGTTGTATTCTTGTTGATAGATAATCGAGTTATCCGGGTGGCCTAAATTATCATTAACTGTTGGACCTCCTAAAAAAGTATATTCATATAAAAAAGAAGTTGATAGTTTAGATTTATCATTAAACTTGTGTGCGTAATCAAAACTTCCTAAGGCAAAATCTCCTTTTCTAATTCTTAAATTATGGTTGTAATATTCAAAGGTATACAATCTATTTTCTGTTCCAATTGGAGACACTGCATGATTATCGTAATAAACAATATCTGCTAACCTTTCTTTAGTGTGTTTTCCAGCGAAAAAACCTAGTGAGAACTCATCGTTTGGATTTGGTGTAAAATCGACGTTAAAACGTCCGTTATAGCTAATGTCGTCAAAACTACGTTCACCATCCGAAGGTAAAAAGGTTGTTTTATCTTCAGCTTGGTTTACAATAAACATATCACCTTCTCTTCGGCCCGATTTATCATTACGTTGGTAACTGGCACCAAGTGAAATATTCCATTTGTCGCTACGTTTGTTTACGGTAGCATCAAGGCCATAACGTTGTGCTGCTACTTTGGTATCATAAGGTTCTATAGAAGGAAAACCACCGCGAGCATTTATTTGAGCAAAGGTGCCGTTAGTAGCTCCTTTTTTTGTTTTAATATTTAAAATACCACCCTTACCTTCTGGATCGTACTTTGCAGATGGCGCTGTAATTAGTTCTACGGTTTCTAAAGCATTTGCAGGTAATTGAGCTAAAATAGAAGCGGCGTCGCCTTGTGTTGGTTTTCCGTTTACTAAAACCGTGAAACCTTTACTGCCACGAACACTAATTTCGCCTTGGCCATCTACAGTTACCGACGGTAAGTTTTTTATAACATCAACAGCGTTTCCGCCTTCGGCATTTTGATATTTTTTGGTATCGAATACTTGTCTATCAATTTTATGAACAACAGCAGAACGTTCTGCTTTTAGCAACACCTCGTTTAGTTGGCTACCTAAAGTTAATTTTATAGTACCTAAGTTAATAGCCTGTCCCTTTTTGTTAACCGAAATAGTTGCCGATTTATAAGATGTGTATCCCATAAAAGAAGCTTCTAAATAATAGCTTCCCGGTTTTATGTTTTCTAATGAAAATTCACCTTTTGTGTTAGTTACAACACCTGTAACAAGTTCTATATTTGTTTTGTAAAGTGCTGCCGTTGCGTATTCTAAAGGTGCGTTGATATCCCCGTCAATGATTTTTCCGTTTATTTGACTAAAAATGAGTTGAGTTGAGAAAAATAGAAAGGAAAATACAATTGAAATTTTTGTTTTCATTTTAATGAATTTAGTGTGAGTTGGCTATATTGTTTGCAACAAAATTATACTTATTTAATAAAAGTAAATGCTGTTTAAGAAAAAATTACAAAAGGATCTCTATTTTTAATAATTACTCAGAATATCAGTAAATTGAAAAAATATAATTTAAACAATAAGAACTACTGGTATAAAATAATTATAACTTATATTGAGTAAGGTAATTTGAAAATACTATTTTTGTAAATTGCACTTCTTTATATCTCAAAACTTGTATGGTTACATTAAAACAATTAGCGAAAGAATTAGGCGTTTCAATTTCTACAGTTTCAAAAGCTTTAAATAATAGCGAAGAAATTGGAGAGGATACTGTGAGACGTGTAAAAGAGCTTGCAGAACTGTACAATTACAAACCGAACAAAGTAGCATTAAGTTTAAAAAATAATAAAACCAAAACTATAGGTGTTATTATCCCAAACATTTTAAACAGAATTTTGGCCAAAGTCCTTTTTGGTATCGAAATTGAAGCCGCAAAACATGGTTACAATATCATTACGTGTATATCGAATGAATCGTTAGAGAAAGAAAAACAAAGTTTACAATTACTTGCCAATGGGAGTGTAGATGGTTTTATTTTATCGGTTGCTGAAGAAACACAAATTAATAATGAAATTGAACACTTCAAAAAAACCATTAGTCAAGGCTTACCAATTGTTATGTTCGATCGTGTTGCTCACGATGTCATGTGCGACAAGGTTATAGTTGATGACTTTGATGCGATGTACAATGCAACTAAGAGTTTGTTGAAAGAAAAAAGAAAAAATATTGTCTTTATTAGTAATATTAATGACCTTAGT
The window above is part of the Algibacter sp. L3A6 genome. Proteins encoded here:
- a CDS encoding outer membrane beta-barrel protein, giving the protein MKTKISIVFSFLFFSTQLIFSQINGKIIDGDINAPLEYATAALYKTNIELVTGVVTNTKGEFSLENIKPGSYYLEASFMGYTSYKSATISVNKKGQAINLGTIKLTLGSQLNEVLLKAERSAVVHKIDRQVFDTKKYQNAEGGNAVDVIKNLPSVTVDGQGEISVRGSKGFTVLVNGKPTQGDAASILAQLPANALETVELITAPSAKYDPEGKGGILNIKTKKGATNGTFAQINARGGFPSIEPYDTKVAAQRYGLDATVNKRSDKWNISLGASYQRNDKSGRREGDMFIVNQAEDKTTFLPSDGERSFDDISYNGRFNVDFTPNPNDEFSLGFFAGKHTKERLADIVYYDNHAVSPIGTENRLYTFEYYNHNLRIRKGDFALGSFDYAHKFNDKSKLSTSFLYEYTFLGGPTVNDNLGHPDNSIIYQQEYNTNDNPLYGTRFNLDYAWKLFSFGTIETGYQYRDIDHKGEFVYERDGNLVPEFSSDIQLKRAIHSGYAQLTGKKDKWDYAAGVRLESMDRTYTEALKSETTTNLYEYDFVKLFPSASVQFAANDKTNIKAAYSKRVERTTTLKMNSFAEREHSEVFEQGDNTLLPEFIDLVELGITKKLKSGNSVYATAYFRHTDNVINRVNTLAYETNGAVIDSVINRVYSNVGKSNAIGLEFGATIKPTKNWSNVFGANVYNYAIDGVLNFNHRDGVSRSYDIDTESTIYSFNVNSTYSFWENASLQFTFNYLSARNTAMGEDSRFYSPNLAFRKTFLDNRLTATLQWQNIDMGLLNTNEQRITTSRPDQFYTTTNYVYEVDMVSLNLSYTFNTVKNKSKFIDSEFGKKEF
- a CDS encoding LacI family DNA-binding transcriptional regulator, which gives rise to MVTLKQLAKELGVSISTVSKALNNSEEIGEDTVRRVKELAELYNYKPNKVALSLKNNKTKTIGVIIPNILNRILAKVLFGIEIEAAKHGYNIITCISNESLEKEKQSLQLLANGSVDGFILSVAEETQINNEIEHFKKTISQGLPIVMFDRVAHDVMCDKVIVDDFDAMYNATKSLLKEKRKNIVFISNINDLSVGKLRERGYNKAILEHGVQEPLVLKIKRKKDDHQKKIKSFLKKNRTVDAVIAADSSSGVIALNTAINLGLKVPKEFSVIAFASKSDSNHTIPKLTTIRQHAKEIGVSAAQMLIARMQNLPASADVKTKIVKTSIVKNKSTL